The window GAAGTTCTGCGAGGCGGCGGTGTCCATCCCGATGACCTTGCCGGCCGAGTTCACGAGCGGGCCGCCCGAGTCGCCGGGCTGCAGCGGGGCGCTGGTCTGGATCAGCCCGCTCAGCTGCTCGGAGTTGCCGCCGTAGTCGTCCGAGGCGGTGATGGCCTGGTTCAGCTGCTGCACCTGGCCCTCGACCACGCTGGGCGTCCCGCCCTGGCCGAGGGCGTTGCCGATGGCGACCACGCTGTCGCTCACCGCGACCTTGTTGGAGTCGCCCAGCGCGATGGTCTTCAGCCCCGACGCGTTCGCCATCTTGATGATGGCGACGTCATCGGACGGGTCCGTGCCCAGCACCTTGGCGCTGTAGGACTGGCCCGTGGTGACCACCGTCACCCGGATGCTCGTCGCCCCGCTCACCACGTGGTTGTTCGTGAGCACCTCGCCGTCGGCGCTCAGGATCATGCCGGTGCCGGCCGCGGTGCCCTGCTGGTAGCCGAGCACGGTGTTGACGTCCACCACCCCGGGATCGACCTTGGCCGCCAGGGCGAGGGCCTGGGCGGAGGCGGTGCCGTTCTGGGTGACCTGGCCGCCGTTGCCCCCGCCGAAGATGTTGCCGAACGGGTTCCGGTTGTTGGCTGACGGCGTCGTGGTTTGCCGGGTGGCGAGGCTGATGCCGAGGACTGCTGCCACGAACAGCGCCACGGCGGTGAGCGCCGCGGTCCAGGCGTGCCGGCTCCTGCGGGGGGGCGGGCCGCCCGGCTGGCCCCACGGCGGCTGGCCGTAGGGATAGCCCGGGCCGCCATAGCCGCCGTATCCGCCGCCGTAGCCCCCGCGGTACTGCTCCCCGTAGGGGGGCGGGTAGCCCGAGGGATTCCGGTAGGGAGACCCGTAGCCGGGGCCCGGGCCGTACGGGGATCCGTAGGGCGGGGCCGCCGGGTATCCCGGCGCCGGAGGCTGACCCTGGCCGCCCCCTCCCATCGGGCCGGGCGGGGTGGGCGGGGTGGGCGGACCCGCCGGGGTGGGCGGGGGCAGCTGGTGCGGGGCCCACGCCGCCGGCACCGGCCACGTCCAGGCACCGGCCCCGCCCGGTGGAGGGACCTGCGGCCCCGGAGTGGGCGCCGCGGGCTGGGGTGCCGGATCGCCGGGACCCGCATCCCGGGGACCACTCGGCCTGTCCATGGGCTGGGTCTGCGCGCCCCACCCGGCCCACGGTCCGGGAGCGGGCGTGGGCTCGGTACGGTCGCCCTCCCCCGCCGGATTGAACCCCGGTCGGGGCGGAGGCGTCCACACGGGGCCCGTGGGGGGAGTGTCGTGGTCCATTGCCATCTCCATTGTTCCCGGCCCGCAGCACCTGATCGGGGTCGCTGAGCCGCTCGTGGCCGTCTCGGACTTCGTCGATCACCAGTGAAGCGCACGGACCGCAGCGTTACCTTTGGTTTTCCTGTTGATTTCCTGAGAACACATCGGCCAGGCCCGCGCCACCTATAATTGCCGCCGACAATCTTTGTCGAGAGCAATTCTGGGGGGCGCCGTCGACACCGATGAGGAGACGCTGGTCAGCGCGGTGCTGGTCGCCTCCCGGGTCCTCGTCGCCGTCGCTGCGCGGTCGCTGGCTGCGGCACCGGCTGACATTACCCTGGCGCAGTACCGGGTCCTGGTGGTCCTCGCTTCCCGCGGGCCGCAATTCCCCACCGCGCTGGCCGGGGAGCTCCGCTCCTCCCCGTCGTCGATCACCCGCCTGTGCGACCGCCTGGAAGCCAAGGGCCTGCTGACCCGGGCGTCGGCGCCGGACAACCGCAAGCAGGTGGTCCTGGCCATCTCGGCGGCCGGGAAGCGGGTGGTTGATGCCGTGACCCGGGTGCGCCGAGCGGAGATCGCCGGCCTGGTGGCGGCGGTGGTCCCGGGCCGCCGGGGCGCGGTGGTGGCCGCCCTGAACGATCTGGCGGCCGCCGCCGGTGAGGTGCCGGACCACTCGTGGAGCCCCTCATGGGCAATCGGTTGGGAAGCCTGAGTGGGCGTCGCCGCCCGGGCGGAGCAGCTCCGGGCACTGGGCCGGCGCGGCCGGCTGGTGCTGGTCATTGCCGGGCTGACCGGCGGCGCCACCGGCCTGGCGGTGGCGGGCTTCGAATGGGTGACGCGCGACGCCCTCTTCGGCCTCCTGGCGCACCAGGCGGTCGCGGTGCGGGTCCTGGCTCCCCTGGCCGGGCTCCTGGTGGCCGCCGGCGCTCTCCAGTGGATTGCCAAGAACCCGTCGCCCGCCACTGCGGACGAGTACATCCGCAACGTGCACGAGGTGGGCCGGCGCATGGACCTCCGGCCGCTCCCCGGGCGCATCCTGGCCAGCATCGCCACGCTGGGCTCCGGGGGATCGATGGGCTACGAGGGACCGTCGATCTACCTGGGTGCGGGCATCGGCTCCGCCCTGCAGGCCCGGTTCAGCCGGATGTTCTCCCGCGACGACGCCAAGGTGCTCCTGGTGGCGGGGGCTGCCGCCGGCGTGTCCGCCATCTTCCGGGCGCCGGCCACCGGGCTGGTCTTCGCCCTCGAGGTGCCCTTCCAGGAGGGCTTCGGCCGGCGCCACCTGCTCCCGGCGGGTGTGGCGGCGGCGACCAGCTACCTCGTCTACGCCGCCTTCTACGGCACCGCGCCCCTCATCCCGGTCAGCGGCTCACCCCCCTTCAACCTCACCGACCTCCTGGGCGCCGTCGTTCTCGGAGCGGTCTGCGGGTTGGCGGCCCGGTGGTTCGCGCGGGCCCTGGTGGGGGCCAAGCACATCGCCTCGCGATGGAACCCCTGGGCCCGGGCGCTCGCCGGGGGGCTGGGCCTGGCGGCCTCGGCCAGCCTCGCCTACGCGGTCTTCGGGTCGCCGTACACCCTGGGGGCGGGCTACGACAACCTCGACTGGGCCTTCAACCCGCACCGGGCGGTCGCCCTCGTGGTGGGACTCCTGCTGCTCCGGGGCGCCGCCACGGTCCTGACCGTTGCCGGCGGGGGTTCGGGGGGGCTGTTCATCCCGCTGGTGATCGAGGGCGCCCTGGTCGGGCGCAGCATCGGGGGTCTCTTCCGGACCTCGTCCACCGCCAGCAACTTCTTCCCGCTCATCGGCGTGTCCGCCTTCCTGGGCGCGGGCTACCGGGTGCCCCTGGCCGCGGTGGTCTTCGCCGCCGAGGCGACCGGCCGGCCGGGCTTCATCGTCCCCGGGCTCCTCGCTGCAGTCGTGGCGCAGCTGTTCGTCGGGTCGGCATCAGTCTCCCCCTTCCAGATGGCGGCGCAGGCGGGACACCTGGAGCGGCGCTTCCCGCTCCCCATCGCCAGCGTCCTGAACCGTGACATCGCCAGCACGCCCCCGGACACCACGCTGGAGGAGTTCGTCAAGGTCCACGCCCTCCGCCGCCGGGAGCACGCCGTGCCGGTGCTGGACGCCGGCGGCACCTACCGCGGCATGGTGCGGGTTGAGGAGGTGATCGAAACCCCGAAGGAGGACTGGCCGACCGTCACCGTAGCCGACCGTATGCGCACCGACTTCCCGGTCGCCGAACCCACCTGGCGGCTCCGGGACGCTCTCCGGGCGATGGAGCAGGCGGACGTCGACCTGTTGCCGGTGGTGGAGCAGGGACGTTTCATCGGCGTGGTAACCACCGCCGAGATCTTGAAGCTCGACGACATCCTGAAGATGACCACCGGCGAGGAGACCTGAGAGCCAAAAGACGAGATCTGAGGCCGCGTCGGGTTCCGGCCCATCCAAGCGCCGCATGGGGAAGCTGTCGCGGATTTCCCGGACTGCTCCCCGCTTCCCGGTAGCCTTTCCAGCATGACGCAGCGGAGGGCTCGCCCGCCCGGGCGGGGGCGCGGGGACCCGCTGGCCGCCACCCGCGGCATGGCACTGGGCACCCTGGCATCCCGCGGCACCGGTTTCATCCGCACCCTGGTCATCGCGGCCGCCATCGGCACGACGGTCGGGGACGCCTACAACATCGCCAACACGATCCCCAACATCATCTACGAGCTCCTGCTGGGCGGCGTGTTGACCAGCGTGGT of the Actinomycetota bacterium genome contains:
- a CDS encoding trypsin-like peptidase domain-containing protein — protein: MPAAWAPHQLPPPTPAGPPTPPTPPGPMGGGGQGQPPAPGYPAAPPYGSPYGPGPGYGSPYRNPSGYPPPYGEQYRGGYGGGYGGYGGPGYPYGQPPWGQPGGPPPRRSRHAWTAALTAVALFVAAVLGISLATRQTTTPSANNRNPFGNIFGGGNGGQVTQNGTASAQALALAAKVDPGVVDVNTVLGYQQGTAAGTGMILSADGEVLTNNHVVSGATSIRVTVVTTGQSYSAKVLGTDPSDDVAIIKMANASGLKTIALGDSNKVAVSDSVVAIGNALGQGGTPSVVEGQVQQLNQAITASDDYGGNSEQLSGLIQTSAPLQPGDSGGPLVNSAGKVIGMDTAASQNFRFNAAGGVSFAIPINTALSIAHQIESGKTSGSVHIGEAGFLGVEVSGSSGGALVQQVLSGTPAASAGIQAGDTITSADGKTIDSASDLTSALQAHHPGDSVNVSWTDGTARSHSAHITLGTGPVN
- a CDS encoding MarR family transcriptional regulator, yielding MSRAILGGAVDTDEETLVSAVLVASRVLVAVAARSLAAAPADITLAQYRVLVVLASRGPQFPTALAGELRSSPSSITRLCDRLEAKGLLTRASAPDNRKQVVLAISAAGKRVVDAVTRVRRAEIAGLVAAVVPGRRGAVVAALNDLAAAAGEVPDHSWSPSWAIGWEA
- a CDS encoding chloride channel protein, yielding MGVAARAEQLRALGRRGRLVLVIAGLTGGATGLAVAGFEWVTRDALFGLLAHQAVAVRVLAPLAGLLVAAGALQWIAKNPSPATADEYIRNVHEVGRRMDLRPLPGRILASIATLGSGGSMGYEGPSIYLGAGIGSALQARFSRMFSRDDAKVLLVAGAAAGVSAIFRAPATGLVFALEVPFQEGFGRRHLLPAGVAAATSYLVYAAFYGTAPLIPVSGSPPFNLTDLLGAVVLGAVCGLAARWFARALVGAKHIASRWNPWARALAGGLGLAASASLAYAVFGSPYTLGAGYDNLDWAFNPHRAVALVVGLLLLRGAATVLTVAGGGSGGLFIPLVIEGALVGRSIGGLFRTSSTASNFFPLIGVSAFLGAGYRVPLAAVVFAAEATGRPGFIVPGLLAAVVAQLFVGSASVSPFQMAAQAGHLERRFPLPIASVLNRDIASTPPDTTLEEFVKVHALRRREHAVPVLDAGGTYRGMVRVEEVIETPKEDWPTVTVADRMRTDFPVAEPTWRLRDALRAMEQADVDLLPVVEQGRFIGVVTTAEILKLDDILKMTTGEET